In one window of Palaemon carinicauda isolate YSFRI2023 chromosome 2, ASM3689809v2, whole genome shotgun sequence DNA:
- the LOC137627098 gene encoding uncharacterized protein: MDKGSASQTAAMEALAKLRPDIDFAMLAKMGVTLDPVALTKQLRPDLDVKMMTSSSASSKSESSHSYSTAHSSHGSSHTSHSHSGGHPSQHLSKSDAAYLAKLQEASLANALTKLDPNLLAKLDQTTLAQLSKLDAPTLAKLDHNTLAQLVKADASAAVASMSMSKADQAMLAQLFKLDPHTLSKVDPASLTQLAKLDPMMLAKMDQTTLAQLAKLDPHTLSKLDHAMLAQLARHDAQLQAQARAALSKMDSATLNQLSKMDPHLLSKLDPNTLAQLAKLDAHTLSKVDSATLAQLASMDAVAMAQLSKMDPHSLSKMDQATLAQLSKLDPHSLSKMDAAMLNQLSKLDQQAMNKMNSAALAQLSKMDPHNLSKKDNNPMSHMMKLDHHNLPKMDANSLAQLSKLEAQAKLDQAALSQMSKLEAHSKMDPGSLSQLSKLDPHSMAKIDPQLAQLAKLDSHTLSKLDVNTLAQLVKLDPHLLTKLDSAALAQLTKLEAQQMQATAAAAGLSKADLAELRKLEAEALARLQPSDLDASLLSPATAGLNTTSTTSSAHGMSKYQQLLAVIEEMGKDIRPTYAGSKSSAERLKRGIVHARILVRECLIETERAART; the protein is encoded by the coding sequence ATGGATAAAGGAAGTGCATCTCAAACCGCTGCCATGGAAGCTTTGGCAAAACTTCGGCCTGACATAGACTTTGCTATGTTAGCCAAAATGGGCGTTACCTTGGATCCAGTTGCATTAACAAAGCAGCTTCGCCCTGACTTGGATGTGAAGATGATGACAAGTAGTTCTGCAAGCAGCAAGTCTGAGTCCTCCCATTCATACTCAACAGCACACTCCTCTCATGGCTCTTCGCATACTTCTCATTCTCATAGTGGAGGGCATCCATCGCAGCATTTAAGCAAATCAGATGCTGCTTATCTAGCTAAATTACAGGAGGCAAGTTTAGCTAATGCATTGACAAAGTTGGATCCAAATCTGTTGGCAAAACTTGATCAGACAACTTTAGCTCAGCTTTCTAAATTAGATGCTCCTACATTGGCAAAGCTTGATCATAATACTTTAGCTCAGCTTGTGAAAGCTGATGCTTCAGCAGCTGTGGCTTCTATGTCAATGAGTAAAGCTGATCAAGCTATGTTGGCTCAGCTCTTTAAACTTGATCCTCACACACTATCAAAAGTTGATCCAGCCTCACTTACACAGTTAGCTAAGCTTGATCCAATGATGTTAGCTAAAATGGATCAGACTACATTAGCTCAATTAGCAAAGTTGGACCCTCATACTCTCTCCAAACTAGATCATGCTATGCTTGCTCAACTTGCACGTCATGATGCCCAATTGCAGGCCCAAGCAAGAGCAGCTCTAAGCAAAATGGATTCAGCAACCCTTAACCAACTTTCAAAAATGGATCCTCATTTACTCTCCAAGCTTGATCCAAATACACTTGCCCAGTTAGCCAAGCTGGATGCACATACCCTTTCTAAAGTTGATTCAGCCACCTTGGCTCAACTTGCATCAATGGATGCTGTAGCAATGGCACAACTTTCTAAGATGGATCCACATTCTCTATCAAAAATGGACCAAGCTACTTTGGCCCAGCTTTCAAAATTGGATCCACACTCATTATCCAAGATGGATGCAGCAATGTTGAATCAGCTTTCAAAGTTAGATCAGCAAGCAATGAACAAAATGAATAGTGCTGCTTTAGCACAGTTGTCAAAAATGGACCCTCACAATTTATCGAAAAAAGACAATAATCCAATGAGTCACATGATGAAACTTGATCATCACAACTTGCCTAAAATGGATGCAAACAGTTTGGCTCAACTCTCAAAACTGGAAGCTCAAGCAAAGTTGGATCAAGCTGCATTATCACAGATGTCAAAATTAGAAGCACATTCTAAAATGGACCCTGGATCTCTTTCACAACTTTCAAAACTTGATCCTCATTCAATGGCTAAGATTGACCCACAGCTAGCCCAGTTAGCAAAACTAGATTCTCACACCCtttcaaaattagatgtaaatACTTTAGCACAACTAGTGAAATTGGATCCACACTTGTTAACAAAATTAGATTCTGCTGCTTTAGCTCAACTTACAAAGTTAGAAGCTCAACAAATGCAGGCCACAGCTGCTGCAGCTGGGTTATCAAAAGCTGATTTGGCAGAACTTCGAAAACTTGAAGCTGAAGCTTTAGCTCGTTTGCAGCCTTCTGATTTAGATGCTTCTTTGCTTAGTCCAGCTACTGCAGGATTAAACACAACCAGTACCACTTCAAGTGCTCATGGAATGTCTAAATATCAACAGTTATTAGCAGTTATTGAAGAAATGGGTAAAGACATTCGTCCAACATATGCTGGAAGTAAAAGCAGTGCTGAGCGTTTAAAGCGGGGTATTGTTCATGCTCGTATATTGGTCAGAGAATGTTTAATTGAAACAGAGCGTGCTGCACGCACATAG